In Amphiura filiformis chromosome 2, Afil_fr2py, whole genome shotgun sequence, one DNA window encodes the following:
- the LOC140137395 gene encoding uncharacterized protein — MMNSITLFAVIISAAVILNTCNNYVNGEYTEKGNHWMNDGTVPNDKAKLKKFTSTMKGEFQRLWELQDAAGIAEKHTDECVYINKDKGILRGKVAVQKAYQDLFDSGKASVEPEFLAESDIGTLGDGYMYLIAAEHYFDKDNNRVGESKVLVILKHVEDGYKTYLISRITE; from the exons ATGATGAACAGCATAACTCTTTTTGCTGTGATAATTTCGGCAGCGGTCATTTTGAATACCTGCAATAACTATGTTAATGGAGAATACACAGAAAAGG GTAATCACTGGATGAACGACGGAACCGTACCCAATGATAAGGCAAAGTTGAAAAAGTTTACTAGCACCATGAAAGGGGAATTTCAGCGACTCTGGGAGCTTCAAGATGCTGCAGGGATAGCAGAAAAACACACTGACGAGTGTGTGTATATTAACAAAGACAAAGGGATCCTTCGTGGAAAAGTGG CTGTCCAGAAAGCTTATCAAGATTTATTTGACTCTGGGAAGGCTAGCGTGGAGCCCGAGTTTCTAGCAGAGAGCGATATTGGTACTTTAGGAGATGGTTATATGTATCTCATTGCAGCTGAGCATTATTTTGACAAAGACAACAACAGGGTTGGAGAATCAAA AGTCCTTGTGATTCTAAAGCATGTGGAAGATGGATATAAAACTTATCTTATTAGCCGAATCACCGAATAA